Proteins found in one Stigmatopora nigra isolate UIUO_SnigA chromosome 15, RoL_Snig_1.1, whole genome shotgun sequence genomic segment:
- the rhbdf1a gene encoding inactive rhomboid protein 1 isoform X1, with the protein MAEARRESTSSLQRKKPPWLRLDIPTTQMSLDEPPTFVQPIKRQGFLRSVSMPVETSHLQSPPFAPPRDFFDSRRPPPLQRQSSITQTIKRRVHFERINTVPVKGQRAARRCARKHHSLSRTLLRGTADWFGVSKDGDATQKWQRKSLRHCSLRYGKLKPQVIREMDLPSQDNISMASTETPPPLYVPSSSHGMQKIIDPLARGRAFRMVEEVDGYSVPQTPITPGAASLCSFTSSRSGLNRIPRRRKRESVAKMSFRAAAALVKGRSIRGEGTLRRTQRRSFTPASFVEEDYDFPDELDTSFFARDILMREDLSTYTDEVFESPSESAVKEAEQGDKNDEMQLTGSALDKTVLERSHLMLPLERGWRKAKEGAPAPPKVPLRQEVVSVNGQRRGQRIAVPVKKLFAREKRPYGLGMVGKLTNRAYRKRIDSFVKRQIEDMDDHRPFFTYWITFVHLLITILAVCIYGIAPVGFSQHQTVDSVLRNRGVYENVKFVQQENFWIGPSSEALIHLGAKYSPCMRQDAQVHQFIREKRNFERNSACCVRNDRSGCLQTSEEECSSTLAEWVKWPQHPTTPQLNGKDRQFGSVCHQDPRTCLEPGSNPPHEWPDDITKWPICTRYNTGNHTNLPHIDCTITGRPCCIGTKGRCEITSREYCDFMKGYFHEEATLCSQVHCMDDVCGLLPFLNPEIPDQFYRLWLSLFLHAGVLHCMVSVAFQMTILRDLEKLAGWLRISIIYIVSGITGNLASAIFLPYRAEVGPAGSQFGILACLFVELFQSWQILAQPWRAFTKLLCVVLFLFAFGLLPWIDNFAHFSGFVSGFFLSFAFLPYISFGRMDLYRKRCQIIVFLLVFVGLFSGLVVLFYVYPIKCEWCELLTCIPFTDKFCEKYDLNAHLR; encoded by the exons ATGGCCGAAGCACGGCGGGAAAGCACCAGTAGCCTGCAGAGGAAAAAGCCCCCCTGGCTACGATTGGACATCCCGACCACTCAGATGTCACTGGATGAGCCCCCTACTTTTGTTCAG CCAATCAAGAGGCAGGGCTTCCTACGAAGCGTCAGCATGCCCGTGGAGACCTCTCACCTCCAGTCGCCGCCGTTCGCGCCGCCACGAGACTTTTTCGATAGCCGGCGCCCGCCACCCTTGCAGAGGCAGTCGTCCATCACTCAGACCATCAAGAG GCGGGTTCACTTTGAACGGATTAACACGGTGCCCGTTAAGGGCCAGCGGGCTGCCCGCCGCTGTGCCAGGAAGCACCACTCGCTCTCCAGAACCCTGCTCAG GGGAACGGCCGACTGGTTCGGGGTGAGCAAAGATGGCGACGCCACCCAAAAATGGCAGCGCAAGAGTCTCCGCCACTGCAGCCTTCGCTACGGCAAGTTAAAACCGCAAGTGATCCGTGAGATGGACCTTCCCAGCCAGGACAACATCTCCATGGCTAGCACTGAGACTCCGCCCCCTCTCTATGTACCCTCCTCTTCGCATGGCATGCAGAAG attatcgACCCGCTGGCCCGCGGTCGGGCCTTTCGCATGGTTGAAGAAGTTGACGGCTACAGCGTCCCGCAGACCCCCATCACCCCCGGAGCGGCGTCCCTCTGCTCCTTCACCAGTTCGCGTTCTGGTCTCAACCGGATACCCCGCCGACGAAAGAGGGAGTCGGTGGCTAAGATGAGCTtcagggcggcggcggcgctggtCAAG GGGCGCTCCATACGCGGCGAGGGAACCCTGAGGAGGACCCAAAGACGGAGCTTCACGCCCGCCAGCTTCGTGGAAGAAGATTACGATTTCCCCGACGAGCTGGATACGTCGTTTTTCGCCCGG GACATCCTGATGCGTGAGGATTTGTCAACGTACACGGACGAGGTGTTCGAGTCGCCGTCGGAGTCGGCCGTGAAAGAGGCGGAGCAAGGCGACAAGAACGACGAGATGCAGCTGACTGGAAGCGCCTTGGATAAAACAGTCCTGGAGAGGAGTCACCTGATGCT GCCTTTGGAGCGAGGGTGGCGTAAAGCCAAAGAGGGCGCCCCGGCCCCGCCCAAGGTGCCCTTGCGTCAGGAGGTGGTGAGCGTCAACGGGCAACGGCGAGGCCAACGCATCGCAGTACCCGTCAAGAAGCTTTTCGCCCGAGAAAAAAGGCCTTACGGGCTCGGGATGGTGGGCAAGCTGACCAATCGTGCGTACCGGAAAAGGATTGACAGCTTTGTCAAGCGGCAAATCGAGGACATGGACGACCACAG GCCTTTTTTCACCTACTGGATCACCTTTGTCCACTTACTCATCACCATCCTGGCCGTGTGTATTTACGGGATTGCCCCGGTGGGCTTCTCCCAGCACCAAACAGTCGATTCC GTTTTAAGAAACAGGGGCGTCTATGAAAACGTCAAGTTTGTACAGCAGGAGAACTTTTGGATCGGGCCCAGCTCG GAGGCCCTGATCCACCTGGGGGCCAAATATTCTCCATGCATGCGCCAGGATGCGCAAGTGCACCAGTTCATCAGGGAAAAACGCAACTTTGAACGCAACTCGGCGTGCTGCGTCCGCAACGATCGATCCGGATGTCTCCAGACCTCCGAGGAGGAGTGCTCG AGCACGCTGGCCGAGTGGGTGAAATGGCCGCAGCATCCCACAACGCCTCAACTAAACGGGAAAGACCGACAATTTGGCTCCGTCTGCCATCAAGACCCCAG GACATGTCTGGAACCCGGTTCGAATCCCCCGCACGAGTGGCCCGATGACATCACCAAGTGGCCA aTTTGCACAAGGTACAACACAGGGAACCACACCAACCTGCCTCACATCGACTGCACCATCACGGGACGACCCTGCTGCATCGGAACCAAAGGAAG GTGTGAGATCACATCCCGGGAATACTGCGACTTTATGAAAGGTTATTTTCATGAGGAAGCCACTCTCTGCTCACAA GTGCATTGCATGGACGACGTTTGTGGACTGTTACCTTTCCTCAACCCCGAGATCCCAGATCAGTTTTACAGACTCTGGCTCTCGCTCTTCCTGCACGCCGG GGTTCTTCACTGCATGGTGTCAGTAGCCTTCCAGATGACCATCTTGAGGGACCTGGAGAAGCTAGCGGGATGGCTGCGAATCTCTATTATTTACATCGTTAGCGGTATCACCGGCAACCTGGCGTCGGCCATCTTTTTGCCCTACAGAGCCGAG GTTGGACCCGCCGGCTCCCAATTCGGCATCCTCGCCTGCCTATTCGTGGAACTATTCCAGAGCTGGCAAATCCTAGCCCAACCTTGGCGGGCCTTCACCAAACTCCTATGCGTGGTGCTCTTCCTATTCGCCTTTGGCCTGCTGCCATGGATCGACAACTTTGCGCACTTCAGCGGCTTCGTTTCGGGTTTCTTCCTGTCCTTCGCCTTCCTGCCCTATATCAGCTTCGGCCGTATGGACCTTTACCGCAAACGTTGCCAGATCATCGTCTTCCTACTGGTTTTCGTGGGTCTTTTCTCGGGTCTAGTAGTCCTCTTCTACGTTTACCCCATCAAGTGCGAATGGTGCGAGCTACTCACCTGTATCCCCTTCACGGACAAATTTTGCGAGAAGTACGACCTCAATGCGCATCTTCGCTGA
- the rhbdf1a gene encoding inactive rhomboid protein 1 isoform X2, with protein MAEARRESTSSLQRKKPPWLRLDIPTTQMSLDEPPTFVQPIKRQGFLRSVSMPVETSHLQSPPFAPPRDFFDSRRPPPLQRQSSITQTIKRGTADWFGVSKDGDATQKWQRKSLRHCSLRYGKLKPQVIREMDLPSQDNISMASTETPPPLYVPSSSHGMQKIIDPLARGRAFRMVEEVDGYSVPQTPITPGAASLCSFTSSRSGLNRIPRRRKRESVAKMSFRAAAALVKGRSIRGEGTLRRTQRRSFTPASFVEEDYDFPDELDTSFFARDILMREDLSTYTDEVFESPSESAVKEAEQGDKNDEMQLTGSALDKTVLERSHLMLPLERGWRKAKEGAPAPPKVPLRQEVVSVNGQRRGQRIAVPVKKLFAREKRPYGLGMVGKLTNRAYRKRIDSFVKRQIEDMDDHRPFFTYWITFVHLLITILAVCIYGIAPVGFSQHQTVDSVLRNRGVYENVKFVQQENFWIGPSSEALIHLGAKYSPCMRQDAQVHQFIREKRNFERNSACCVRNDRSGCLQTSEEECSSTLAEWVKWPQHPTTPQLNGKDRQFGSVCHQDPRTCLEPGSNPPHEWPDDITKWPICTRYNTGNHTNLPHIDCTITGRPCCIGTKGRCEITSREYCDFMKGYFHEEATLCSQVHCMDDVCGLLPFLNPEIPDQFYRLWLSLFLHAGVLHCMVSVAFQMTILRDLEKLAGWLRISIIYIVSGITGNLASAIFLPYRAEVGPAGSQFGILACLFVELFQSWQILAQPWRAFTKLLCVVLFLFAFGLLPWIDNFAHFSGFVSGFFLSFAFLPYISFGRMDLYRKRCQIIVFLLVFVGLFSGLVVLFYVYPIKCEWCELLTCIPFTDKFCEKYDLNAHLR; from the exons ATGGCCGAAGCACGGCGGGAAAGCACCAGTAGCCTGCAGAGGAAAAAGCCCCCCTGGCTACGATTGGACATCCCGACCACTCAGATGTCACTGGATGAGCCCCCTACTTTTGTTCAG CCAATCAAGAGGCAGGGCTTCCTACGAAGCGTCAGCATGCCCGTGGAGACCTCTCACCTCCAGTCGCCGCCGTTCGCGCCGCCACGAGACTTTTTCGATAGCCGGCGCCCGCCACCCTTGCAGAGGCAGTCGTCCATCACTCAGACCATCAAGAG GGGAACGGCCGACTGGTTCGGGGTGAGCAAAGATGGCGACGCCACCCAAAAATGGCAGCGCAAGAGTCTCCGCCACTGCAGCCTTCGCTACGGCAAGTTAAAACCGCAAGTGATCCGTGAGATGGACCTTCCCAGCCAGGACAACATCTCCATGGCTAGCACTGAGACTCCGCCCCCTCTCTATGTACCCTCCTCTTCGCATGGCATGCAGAAG attatcgACCCGCTGGCCCGCGGTCGGGCCTTTCGCATGGTTGAAGAAGTTGACGGCTACAGCGTCCCGCAGACCCCCATCACCCCCGGAGCGGCGTCCCTCTGCTCCTTCACCAGTTCGCGTTCTGGTCTCAACCGGATACCCCGCCGACGAAAGAGGGAGTCGGTGGCTAAGATGAGCTtcagggcggcggcggcgctggtCAAG GGGCGCTCCATACGCGGCGAGGGAACCCTGAGGAGGACCCAAAGACGGAGCTTCACGCCCGCCAGCTTCGTGGAAGAAGATTACGATTTCCCCGACGAGCTGGATACGTCGTTTTTCGCCCGG GACATCCTGATGCGTGAGGATTTGTCAACGTACACGGACGAGGTGTTCGAGTCGCCGTCGGAGTCGGCCGTGAAAGAGGCGGAGCAAGGCGACAAGAACGACGAGATGCAGCTGACTGGAAGCGCCTTGGATAAAACAGTCCTGGAGAGGAGTCACCTGATGCT GCCTTTGGAGCGAGGGTGGCGTAAAGCCAAAGAGGGCGCCCCGGCCCCGCCCAAGGTGCCCTTGCGTCAGGAGGTGGTGAGCGTCAACGGGCAACGGCGAGGCCAACGCATCGCAGTACCCGTCAAGAAGCTTTTCGCCCGAGAAAAAAGGCCTTACGGGCTCGGGATGGTGGGCAAGCTGACCAATCGTGCGTACCGGAAAAGGATTGACAGCTTTGTCAAGCGGCAAATCGAGGACATGGACGACCACAG GCCTTTTTTCACCTACTGGATCACCTTTGTCCACTTACTCATCACCATCCTGGCCGTGTGTATTTACGGGATTGCCCCGGTGGGCTTCTCCCAGCACCAAACAGTCGATTCC GTTTTAAGAAACAGGGGCGTCTATGAAAACGTCAAGTTTGTACAGCAGGAGAACTTTTGGATCGGGCCCAGCTCG GAGGCCCTGATCCACCTGGGGGCCAAATATTCTCCATGCATGCGCCAGGATGCGCAAGTGCACCAGTTCATCAGGGAAAAACGCAACTTTGAACGCAACTCGGCGTGCTGCGTCCGCAACGATCGATCCGGATGTCTCCAGACCTCCGAGGAGGAGTGCTCG AGCACGCTGGCCGAGTGGGTGAAATGGCCGCAGCATCCCACAACGCCTCAACTAAACGGGAAAGACCGACAATTTGGCTCCGTCTGCCATCAAGACCCCAG GACATGTCTGGAACCCGGTTCGAATCCCCCGCACGAGTGGCCCGATGACATCACCAAGTGGCCA aTTTGCACAAGGTACAACACAGGGAACCACACCAACCTGCCTCACATCGACTGCACCATCACGGGACGACCCTGCTGCATCGGAACCAAAGGAAG GTGTGAGATCACATCCCGGGAATACTGCGACTTTATGAAAGGTTATTTTCATGAGGAAGCCACTCTCTGCTCACAA GTGCATTGCATGGACGACGTTTGTGGACTGTTACCTTTCCTCAACCCCGAGATCCCAGATCAGTTTTACAGACTCTGGCTCTCGCTCTTCCTGCACGCCGG GGTTCTTCACTGCATGGTGTCAGTAGCCTTCCAGATGACCATCTTGAGGGACCTGGAGAAGCTAGCGGGATGGCTGCGAATCTCTATTATTTACATCGTTAGCGGTATCACCGGCAACCTGGCGTCGGCCATCTTTTTGCCCTACAGAGCCGAG GTTGGACCCGCCGGCTCCCAATTCGGCATCCTCGCCTGCCTATTCGTGGAACTATTCCAGAGCTGGCAAATCCTAGCCCAACCTTGGCGGGCCTTCACCAAACTCCTATGCGTGGTGCTCTTCCTATTCGCCTTTGGCCTGCTGCCATGGATCGACAACTTTGCGCACTTCAGCGGCTTCGTTTCGGGTTTCTTCCTGTCCTTCGCCTTCCTGCCCTATATCAGCTTCGGCCGTATGGACCTTTACCGCAAACGTTGCCAGATCATCGTCTTCCTACTGGTTTTCGTGGGTCTTTTCTCGGGTCTAGTAGTCCTCTTCTACGTTTACCCCATCAAGTGCGAATGGTGCGAGCTACTCACCTGTATCCCCTTCACGGACAAATTTTGCGAGAAGTACGACCTCAATGCGCATCTTCGCTGA
- the aanat2 gene encoding arylalkylamine N-acetyltransferase 2 has translation MSQHGSVSSHSLKPFFLKMPVRAAVGHLRQRRHTLPANEFRNLTAQDAISVFEIEREAFISVSGECPLTLEEVLQFVGQCPELSLGWFEGGQLVAFIIGTGWDKDRLSQEAMSRHVPDTSTVHIHVLSVHRHCRQQGKGSILLWRYLQYLRCIPGPRRALLICEDFLVPFYLKAGFKEKGPSAISVSNMHFQEMEYLLCGQAYARRNSGC, from the exons ATGAGCCAGCACGGGAGCGTCTCTTCGCACTCCCTCAAGCCGTTTTTCCTGAAGATGCCCGTCAGGGCTGCTGTGGGCCATCTGCGACAAAGGCGACACACGCTGCCAGCTAACGAGTTTCGCAATTTGACGGCCCAGGACGCCATCAGCGTGTTTGAGATCGAGAGGGAAG CTTTCATCTCAGTGTCTGGCGAGTGTCCTCTGACCCTGGAAGAAGTCCTGCAGTTTGTGGGGCAGTGCCCCGAGCTGTCGCTGGGCTGGTTCGAGGGGGGTCAGCTGGTTGCCTTCATCATCGGCACCGGCTGGGACAAAGATAGGCTTTCTCAG GAAGCCATGAGCCGGCACGTACCGGACACATCCACGGTTCACATCCACGTGCTGTCCGTCCATCGTCACTGCCGTCAGCAAGGCAAGGGATCCATCCTCTTGTGGCGTTACCTACAGTACCTGCGCTGCATTCCGGGGCCCCGCCGGGCTCTGCTCATTTGCGAGGACTTCTTGGTTCCCTTCTACCTCAAGGCCGGCTTCAAGGAGAAAGGCCCCTCGGCCATTAGCGTGTCCAACATGCACTTCCAGGAGATGGAGTACCTGCTCTGTGGGCAAGCGTATGCTAGGCGGAATAGCGGTTGCTAA
- the mgrn1b gene encoding E3 ubiquitin-protein ligase MGRN1b isoform X1: MGSILSRRIAGVEDIDIQANSAYRFPPKSGNYFASHFFMGGEKFDTPHPEGYLFGENMDLNFLGNRPVQFPYVTPAPHEPVKTLRSLVNIRKDSLRLVRYKDDSDTPVEEGGKPKVQYGVEFTFDSDARVAITLYCQAFEEFSNGMAVYSPKDASMASETVHYKRGVSQQFSMPSFKIDFNEWKEEDLNFDLDRGVFPMVIQAVVDEGDECLGHAHVLLAAFERHMDGSFSVKPLKQKQIVDRVSYLLQEIYGIENKNNQETKPSDDENSDNSNECVVCLSDLRDTLILPCRHLCLCNSCADTLRYQANNCPICRLPFRALLQIRAVRKKPGALSPVSFSPVLAQTMDHDEHSGSDSVPPGFEPVSLLEALNGLRSVSPAVPSAPLYDDINFSGGDGSRQLGSPEHLSDGGLPKGKGSKSPDSTLRSPSSPIQEEDEEKLSEMSDAQPNTLLSSSPAPTDATATEDVADSLSPDDDDRLHAGADILQDCASERSSLTKMDSDPPGELSLPGSSESLKSQSTNCSSQPLLRHREDEHLLP, translated from the exons ATGGGCTCCATCCTAAGTCGCAGAATTgctggtgtggaagatattgaCATCCAAGCTAATTCGGCCTACCGTTTTCCTCCTAAATCTG GGAATTATTTTGCAAGCCACTTTTTCATGGGAGGAGAAAAATTTGACACGCCCCATCCAGAAGGCTATCTTTTTGGAGAGAACATGGATTTAAATTTCTTGGGAAATAGACCTGTCCAG TTTCCCTACGTCACCCCCGCTCCCCACGAGCCAGTAAAAACCCTCAGAAGTCTCGTAAACATCCGAAAGGATTCGTTACGCTTAGTCag GTATAAAGACGACTCGGATACGCCGGTGGAAGAAGGTGGAAAACCTAAGGTTCAATATGGCGTGGAATTTACCTTCGATTCTGATGCGCGGGTGGCCATCACACTTTACTGTCAGGCTTTTGAAGAATTTTCCAATGGGATGGCCGT GTACAGCCCAAAGGACGCATCCATGGCCTCAGAGACAGTCCACTACAAAAGGGGGGTTAGCCAACAGTTCTCCATGCCGTCATTCAAGATAGACTTCAATGAGTGGAAAGAGGAAGAT ttgaaCTTTGACCTCGACCGAGGTGTGTTCCCCATGGTAATCCAAGCTGTGGTCGATGAAGGGGATG aaTGCCTCGGACATGCTCACGTACTTTTGGCAGCTTTTGAACGA CACATGGATGGAAGTTTCTCTGTCAAGCCGCTGAAGCAGAAGCAAATT GTCGACCGTGTCAGCTACCTTCTGCAGGAGATCTATGGCATCGAGAACAAAAACAACCAGGAAACAAAG ccTTCCGATGACGAAAACAGCGACAACAGCAACGAGTGCGTGGTGTGTCTATCAGACTTACGAGACACACTCATCCTGCCATGCCGACACTTGTGCCTGTGCAACTCTTGCGCCGACACTTTGCGCTACCAAGCTAACAACTGTCCCATCTGCAGACTGC CCTTCCGGGCCTTGTTGCAGATCCGAGCCGTACGGAAAAAACCCGGCGCTCTCTCCCCGGTGTCCTTCAGTCCCGTCCTGGCGCAGACGATGGACCACGACGAGCACTCG GGCTCCGATTCGGTCCCACCTGGCTTTGAACCCGTGTCGCTGTTGGAGGCCTTGAACGGCCTGCGATCCGTGTCGCCAGCCGTCCCCTCGGCGCCACTGTATGACGATATCAACTTCTCGGGAGGTGATGGAAGCCGGCAGCTGGGGTCGCCGGAGCATCTGAGTGATGGCGGTTTGCCGAAAGGCAAAGGCAGCAAATCTCCTGACAg CACTCTGAGATCGCCATCTTCACCCATCcaggaggaggacgaagagaAGCTGTCGGAGATGTCTGACGCTCAGCCGAACACCCTCTTGTCCAGCAGTCCCGCTCCCACAGAT GCCACGGCGACCGAGGACGTGGCCGACTCGCTGTCCCCAGATGACG ATGACAGATTACACGCCGGCGCCGACATCCTCCAAGATTGCGCCAGTGAGCGAAGCAGCTTGACCAAAATGGACAGTGACCCACCGGGCGAGCTGTCGTTGCCTG GGTCGTCGGAGAGCCTGAAAAGTCAGAGTACCAACTGCTCCAGCCAGCCTCTCCTGCGCCACAGGGAAGACGAGCATCTCCTCCCCTGA
- the mgrn1b gene encoding E3 ubiquitin-protein ligase MGRN1b isoform X2, translating to MGSILSRRIAGVEDIDIQANSAYRFPPKSGNYFASHFFMGGEKFDTPHPEGYLFGENMDLNFLGNRPVQFPYVTPAPHEPVKTLRSLVNIRKDSLRLVRYKDDSDTPVEEGGKPKVQYGVEFTFDSDARVAITLYCQAFEEFSNGMAVYSPKDASMASETVHYKRGVSQQFSMPSFKIDFNEWKEEDLNFDLDRGVFPMVIQAVVDEGDECLGHAHVLLAAFERHMDGSFSVKPLKQKQIVDRVSYLLQEIYGIENKNNQETKPSDDENSDNSNECVVCLSDLRDTLILPCRHLCLCNSCADTLRYQANNCPICRLPFRALLQIRAVRKKPGALSPVSFSPVLAQTMDHDEHSGSDSVPPGFEPVSLLEALNGLRSVSPAVPSAPLYDDINFSGGDGSRQLGSPEHLSDGGLPKGKGSKSPDSTLRSPSSPIQEEDEEKLSEMSDAQPNTLLSSSPAPTDATATEDVADSLSPDDDDRLHAGADILQDCASERSSLTKMDSDPPGELSLPALGPDSCSIGMEE from the exons ATGGGCTCCATCCTAAGTCGCAGAATTgctggtgtggaagatattgaCATCCAAGCTAATTCGGCCTACCGTTTTCCTCCTAAATCTG GGAATTATTTTGCAAGCCACTTTTTCATGGGAGGAGAAAAATTTGACACGCCCCATCCAGAAGGCTATCTTTTTGGAGAGAACATGGATTTAAATTTCTTGGGAAATAGACCTGTCCAG TTTCCCTACGTCACCCCCGCTCCCCACGAGCCAGTAAAAACCCTCAGAAGTCTCGTAAACATCCGAAAGGATTCGTTACGCTTAGTCag GTATAAAGACGACTCGGATACGCCGGTGGAAGAAGGTGGAAAACCTAAGGTTCAATATGGCGTGGAATTTACCTTCGATTCTGATGCGCGGGTGGCCATCACACTTTACTGTCAGGCTTTTGAAGAATTTTCCAATGGGATGGCCGT GTACAGCCCAAAGGACGCATCCATGGCCTCAGAGACAGTCCACTACAAAAGGGGGGTTAGCCAACAGTTCTCCATGCCGTCATTCAAGATAGACTTCAATGAGTGGAAAGAGGAAGAT ttgaaCTTTGACCTCGACCGAGGTGTGTTCCCCATGGTAATCCAAGCTGTGGTCGATGAAGGGGATG aaTGCCTCGGACATGCTCACGTACTTTTGGCAGCTTTTGAACGA CACATGGATGGAAGTTTCTCTGTCAAGCCGCTGAAGCAGAAGCAAATT GTCGACCGTGTCAGCTACCTTCTGCAGGAGATCTATGGCATCGAGAACAAAAACAACCAGGAAACAAAG ccTTCCGATGACGAAAACAGCGACAACAGCAACGAGTGCGTGGTGTGTCTATCAGACTTACGAGACACACTCATCCTGCCATGCCGACACTTGTGCCTGTGCAACTCTTGCGCCGACACTTTGCGCTACCAAGCTAACAACTGTCCCATCTGCAGACTGC CCTTCCGGGCCTTGTTGCAGATCCGAGCCGTACGGAAAAAACCCGGCGCTCTCTCCCCGGTGTCCTTCAGTCCCGTCCTGGCGCAGACGATGGACCACGACGAGCACTCG GGCTCCGATTCGGTCCCACCTGGCTTTGAACCCGTGTCGCTGTTGGAGGCCTTGAACGGCCTGCGATCCGTGTCGCCAGCCGTCCCCTCGGCGCCACTGTATGACGATATCAACTTCTCGGGAGGTGATGGAAGCCGGCAGCTGGGGTCGCCGGAGCATCTGAGTGATGGCGGTTTGCCGAAAGGCAAAGGCAGCAAATCTCCTGACAg CACTCTGAGATCGCCATCTTCACCCATCcaggaggaggacgaagagaAGCTGTCGGAGATGTCTGACGCTCAGCCGAACACCCTCTTGTCCAGCAGTCCCGCTCCCACAGAT GCCACGGCGACCGAGGACGTGGCCGACTCGCTGTCCCCAGATGACG ATGACAGATTACACGCCGGCGCCGACATCCTCCAAGATTGCGCCAGTGAGCGAAGCAGCTTGACCAAAATGGACAGTGACCCACCGGGCGAGCTGTCGTTGCCTG CCCTCGGCCCAGACTCCTGCTCTATCGGCATGGAGGAGTAA
- the cdip1 gene encoding cell death-inducing p53-target protein 1 — translation MSSDPPPPYPGGPSAPFIEKNGQAAPIRTGPPLGQPLPPDYGPPPYEGPPPGFLPPHVPGDGSIPLPMPMHMPPPSQGGTYPPPPPGHFAHPMPGQMGPGGPYVHMGGHTATVMGPPGAATTVTVLQGEMFQASPVQTVCPHCQQAIVTRISHDVGIMNTLFCLFCFFVGCDLGCCLIPCLINDLKDVTHTCPYCKGYIYTYKRIC, via the exons ATGTCCAGTGATCCCCCTCCACCATACCCTGGAGGTCCTAGTGCTCCCTTCATTGAGAAAAATGGACAAGcag CACCTATAAGAACAGGACCTCCACTGGGTCAACCTCTTCCGCCAGACTATGGCCCGCCCCCGTATGAAGGCCCGCCCCCTGGCTTCCTCCCTCCACACGTCCCCGGAGATGGGTCCATCCCACTTCCCATGCCAATGCATATGCCGCCGCCTTCTCAAG GTGGCACCTATCCACCGCCGCCACCCGGCCACTTCGCGCACCCCATGCCGGGCCAGATGGGCCCGGGCGGCCCTTACGTGCACATGGGCGGCCACACGGCGACCGTCATGGGCCCGCCGGGTGCCGCCACCACCGTGACGGTGCTACAGGGCGAGATGTTCCAGGCGTCGCCGGTGCAGACGGTGTGTCCGCACTGCCAGCAAGCCATCGTCACGCGCATCTCCCACGATGTGGGCATCATGAACACCCTCTTTTGTCTCTTCTGCTTCTTTGTTGG GTGCGATCTGGGCTGCTGCTTGATTCCCTGCCTGATTAACGACCTGAAGGATGTGACACACACCTGCCCTTATTGCAAGGgttacatttacacatacaaacGTATATGCTAA
- the polr3k gene encoding DNA-directed RNA polymerase III subunit RPC10, whose product MLLFCPTCGNVLIVEEGQKCLRFACNTCPYIHNVTRKVNYRKYPKLKEVDDVLGGAAAWENVDSTPETCPKCGHPRAYFMQIQTRSADEPMTTFYKCCHIQCGHRWRD is encoded by the exons ATGCTCCTTTTCTGTCCTACTTGCGGCAATGTTTTAATCGTCGAAGAAGGCCAAAAGTGTCTGAGGTTTGCTTGTAATACTTGTCCTTACATTCACAACGTCACCAGAAAG GTTAACTACAGAAAGTATCCTAAACTGAAGGAGGTGGATGATGTTCTGGGTGGAGCTGCTGCTTGGGAAAACGTGGACTCCACTCCAG aaacCTGTCCAAAGTGTGGCCATCCTCGAGCATATTTCATGCAGATTCAGACCAGATCTGCTGATGAACCTATGACTACTTTTTACAAATGTTGCCATATTCAATGTGGACATCGATGGAgagattaa
- the rps11 gene encoding small ribosomal subunit protein uS17 produces MADVQTERAYQKQPTIFQNKKRVLASEGAKEGKEKLPRYHKNVGLGFKTPREAIEGTYIDKKCPFTGNVNIRGRILSGVVTKMKMQRTIVIRRDYLHYIRKYNRFEKRHKNMSVHLSPCFRDVSVGDIVTVGECRPLSKTVRFNVLKVTKAAGAKKQFQKF; encoded by the exons ATGGCGGACGTACAA acCGAGAGGGCGTATCAGAAGCAGCCCACAATCTTCCAGAATAAGAAGCGTGTTCTAGCCTCCGAAGGTGCCAAGGAGGGCAAAGAAAAGCTCCCCCGTTACCATAAAAATGTCGGGCTGGGCTTCAAAACCCCAAGAGAG GCTATTGAGGGCACTTATATCGACAAGAAATGCCCCTTCACGGGAAACGTAAACATCCGAGGCCGTATTCTGTCTG gCGTTGTGACCAAAATGAAGATGCAAAGGACCATCGTCATCAGGCGCGACTACTTGCATTACATCCGCAAGTACAACCGCTTTGAGAAGAGGCACAAGAACATGTCCGTGCATCTGTCACCGTGCTTCAG GGATGTCTCAGTGGGAGATATCGTGACAGTCGGGGAGTGCCGGCCGCTCAGCAAGACGGTGAGGTTCAATGTTCTCAAGGTGACAAAGGCAGCTGGCGCAAAGAAGCAGTTCCAGAAGTTCTAG